The Candidatus Desulfofervidus auxilii DNA segment GCTGTTTATATATATTTTCCTTTGTAATATAATGGGGCTTGCCCCAGGACTTATGGCACCAACCGCAAATTTGAATACCAACCTATCTATGGCTCTAGTATCTGTGATTTTTGCTGAATTTATAGGATTTAAAAAGCATGGGGTGAAATATATCAGGCATTATACAGGTCCTATTCTTCCTCTGGCACCTTTATTTATACCTATTGAAATCATAGGACGTCTTGCCAGAATCCTTTCTTTGACTTTCCGACTTTTTGGAAATATCGTTGCTAAAGAATTAATTATCGGTCTTTTGATTTTCTTAGCCGGTGCCTATTTAGCACCAGTCCCTTTATATTTTTTGTTTATTTTATTATGTTTTATTCAGGCTTTCATATTTTATATGTTGAGTGCCATGTATCTTGCTGGCGCACTTGAAGAAGCACATTAAGCGGAAGAAGGCCGCAGATTATAAAAAATAGAAAGGAGGTGGAAAGATGAGCAGAAATAGAAGAGCAGTTGTTTTGACAGCCATGTTTGTGCTAATGTTATCGAGCTTGGCATTCGCTCAGGAACAAATGAGCGCAGTGGGGCTGAAGTTTTTCATTACCACTGTATTTGTGGCAGGCTTTGGTATCGCTATCGCAGCTTTCGGTGGTTCCCTGGGTCAAGGTTGGGGTCTTCAAAAGAGTGTGGAAGGTATTGCTAGAAATCCAGAGGCCTCAGGTAAAATCACGGTTACCATGTTGATTGGTCTGGCCATGATAGAATCTCTGGTTATTTATACCCTAGTTGTCGAACTGATTCTCCTCTATGCCTATCCTATGGCCAAGCCACTTGCCAAGTTTGTTGGTTTAGAAGTAGGTTAATTTCTTTAAAAGGGGTTGGTGAATTTGCCAACCCCTTTTTCATTTCACAAAAATGTTTGCATCAAGCTCCAAGGTAGTTCTTGCTGAAGACAATGAAAGCATCGCTAAATTACTTTTGCTTATCTTAGAAGACCACAATTTTGAGACAAAATGGGTTTTTTTAGGAAATAAGGTAATCACTGCCTGTCTTGAAAAAATCCCTGATTTAATTATTTTAGACCCAATTCTGCCAGACAAGGACGGTTTCGAGTTATTGAAAGAGGTAAAAAATCATATAATCTTACGTGAAATACCCATTGTTCTCATTTTAAACGAAGACAAACAAAAGGGGCGTTTTTTGCACTTTTCCCCTTTGGATATTTTAGTCAAGCCTGTGAATTTAAATGAACTTTCTTTAAAAATCAAAAATTGGGTTGGGGTTTTAGAAAATCAAAAAACCTTAAAGAAAAAGGCTATGACCGATGCCTTAACAGGCTTACTGAATGACCTTGCCCTAGAAAAGGAGTTGACTATTGCCTGTTATTATGCTGAGAAATTTGGAAAAAACTTTTCTACCCTTATGATTGATATTGATTACTTTACTAAATATAACAACATTTACGGACATCGGTTTGGAGATAGTTTGCTTCAAACTCTGGCTGTTTTCTGGAAAGGTGCCCTCCGTCCTACTGATGCTATATTCCGATATAAGGGTCCATCCTTCGTAGCTATCTTGCAAGATACACCTTTAGAACAAGGGATAAACGCTGCCGAGAGGTTGCGTCGCATCACTTATGAAAGGAGTTTACCCCATCAGCAGGGACTCAACAACGTTGTTACTATTAGTATCGGAGTCACCGCTTTTAAGAAAGGCGATACTCCAGGCATAATCTTACATAGGGCTGCTAGTTACTTAACCAAAGCGAAAAAGTCGGGTAGAAATGTGGTAAAATCAGGAATATAATTCATATCCAGCCACTATTTATTAAATAACCCCCCTTTCCCCCGCCTTCAGGCCCAAGTTCAATAAGATAATCTGCTGCCTTTATAATTTCGGGATGATGTTCGGCAATGATAACCGTATTCCCCTTTTCAATCAGCTTATCCAAAAGAGACAACAAATGGTTTATGTCTTCTAAATGAAGTCCTATGCTGGGTTCATCTAAGATATAAATAGTTTCTCTCTGAGTTCCTGGTATTAATTCTCTAGCTAATTTTAATCTTTGGGCCTCTCCACCAGAAAGGCTAGGGGCAGGTTGACCCAGTTTTAAATACCCTAATCCTACTTCTATCATAGTATAAAGATACTTTTTTATAGAAGGTATATGGCGAAAAAACTCATAGGCTTCTATAACACTCATATCTAAGACTTGGGCTATATTTTTTCCTTTAAATATAATTTCTAAGGTATCCGGATTAAATCGCTTTCCTTGGCAAGCATCACAGGGGATAAAGACATTTGGTAAAATACCCATTTCTATCTTTACTACCCCTTCTCCCTTACAAACCTCACACCTGCCTCCTTTAACATTAAGGCTAAATCTTTCTGCAGTATAACCTCTAGCTCGGGCCTCTGGTATTTGAGCAAACAATTGTCTTATATGAGTAAAAACCCCTGTATAGGTAGCAGGATTAGACTTGGGTGTTTTTCCAATGGGATGAGCATCTATTGAAACTACTTTTTTTATTTTTTCTATTCCTTTTATATCTATCGTGAAATTTACTCCTTTTCCCTGAAGTTTCTGTTTTAATCCCTGATAAAGCACATTGATTATTAAACTAGTTTTGCCACTTCCACTCACACCACAAATGCAGGTAAGACAATTTAAAGGAATGGAAACAGTAATATTTTTAAGATTATGGGCAGCGGCTCCTTCTATCACCAAATAATCTTTTTTCTGTAGATGTTTTTTGCGGGAAAGTTTTTTTCTTCCTGAAAGATACTGACCTGTGAGTGTAGGGCTCTTTTTTAATGCTTCAGAATTGCCTACAAAAACAATTTCTCCACCTTTCTCTCCTGCCCCTGGTCCTAGTTCTATCACATAATCTGCATTTAAGATTACTTCAAGGTCATGTTCTATCACAATTATGGTATTGCCTAATGCCTTTAACAGTCTTAGAGTAGAAATAAGCCTTTTTACTTCCTTAGGATGAAGACCAGTAGTGGGTTCATCCAAGACAAAAATCACATCACTAAGAGTATTTATAACATACAGAGAAAGGATAAGCCTTTGATACTCACCGCTAGATACCTGGGTGATACTCCGGGAAAGGGAAAGATAATTTAAACCTATATTTAATAATTGAGTTATTCTTTTTTCCATTTCTTCTAAGATAGGAGAGGCAATACGTCTTTGCCTAGAAGATAAATTAAGGCCTCTTAAAAAAATCATTAGGTCTTCTAAAGGTAAATTGGAAACAGAGAAGATGTCCTTGCCCCCAATTTTTACTGCTAAGGCTTCTGTTTTTAACCTTTTTCCTTCACAAACAGGACAGATTTTTTCTCCCTTTTTACCCAATCCCTTACAGGCAGGACATGCACCTAAAGGAGAATTGAAAGAAAAAAAGGCAGGAGAAATCTGAGGGAAAAAAAATCCACATTGGGGACAAATAGGGGCCAGTGTAAAAAATAATGTTTTTTTATCAGGGCGTTCTATGGTTAAAATATTTCCCAGTCTGAAGGCCAATTCTACTGAATCCCTAATTCGTCCTTTTATACCCTCCTTAACTATAATGCGGTCAACCATTATTTCTATCCTCTGGCCTTTATCTGGAAACCTCTCTTCAGTCATATCATACACACAGCCATCTATCCTTATTTTGGTAAATCCTTCTTTTAAATATCTTTTCCACCATTGTTTTTTCTTTTTAGGAAAGATGGGAACTAAGAAAGTTAATTTTTCGCCTTTAGGTAAATTTAGAATTTCCTTCACTATTTCAGGCACAGTCCAAGTAAGTAAGGGGAAATTACAGGAAGGACAATGAGGTATGCCAATTTTAGCATAAAGAACTCGTAAAAGGCCATATATCCCTGTCAAAGTCCCTATGGTAGAGCGGGAATTAAATGGGGTTGGATGTTGTTTTAGACCCAATGTGGGTGAAAGACCAGTAATCTCTCTTACCTTTGCCTTTTCAAATCGGGGTAAAAGTCGATTGCCCCCAGGTAGAAGTGTGCTCAAATATCTTCTTTGTCCTTCTTTATATATAATATCAAGGGCTAAACTAGATTTCCCTGAACCACTTACACCCGTGATAGCAATAATCTTTTGCTTTGGGATAGTAATATCAAAACCCTTTAAATTATGTTCGGCGGCACCTTCAATTATAAGCTCAGACATACTTATTTGTCTTCTAAACCTCTCTTTTGCATTCTATGCATACGTAAGGCTTCTCTCATCATTCTAGGAAAACGCTCCATAAACAACACATATTTCCCTATTTCTCTTATAGAAAACACCTTAGAAAGTGCCTTTATTTCTTTTCCCTTTAGCTCTGCAAGTTGTGCATCTATTTCTTTAACTTCCTTTATAAGCTTAGTTAACTCCTCCTCAGGGATAGCCGGATTTTCTACTTTCTCTTTTAAATTCTTTAAAATCTGTCTTCTTTTAACAAGTATTTTTTCTCTCTCATCATCGTATTTTTTCAGGATATTAAACACCTCTGTTGCCCTTTCCCCTTCTAAATTAAACTCTTGCATTAATTCCCAGTTTCTTAAAGTGATAACCTGTTTTTTGACATCCTTAAACGTCCTAAACGATTCTCCCCAGGAAATACTCATTGTTGCTAAAACACAAATTAATAACATTACTAATTTTTTCATAACTATCCCTCCTTTGTTTTATTTCTTGAACCTCATCTAGTAAAGAAATCCAAGGGTCTGAAATCCCCCTCATAACATCAGCTTCATTTTCTTCTTCAAAATCAAATAAATTAACCTCTTCCCATGTAATATTAGGTGTCCCCCCAACTAATAAAAAAATATCTTCTCTTTCTAATGAAGTCCTTTTATGGACAATAGGTGAAATAAACACCACCATAAGCAATAAAAAAGCCATAGCTATTCCTAACCCAAAACGCCAGTTGAAACCCCATTTAAAAAAAGGAGACTTTATTCCCAGTGTCTTTCTCAATTCTTCTCTTATTTCCTGGCGCAATGATAATTCTTCTTTTTCTATTTCTTCCTTTAAAAGGAATATTCCGTTAGTAATAGCCTCAAATTC contains these protein-coding regions:
- the atpB gene encoding F0F1 ATP synthase subunit A; translated protein: MEHPILFMTVLFEKIGLGAFAHHYPQVINSWLAMIILIVLAFLVKPKIDPFHPPRSQVIWETIIKGIEDFTVDITGEEGRPYYPLVATLFIYIFLCNIMGLAPGLMAPTANLNTNLSMALVSVIFAEFIGFKKHGVKYIRHYTGPILPLAPLFIPIEIIGRLARILSLTFRLFGNIVAKELIIGLLIFLAGAYLAPVPLYFLFILLCFIQAFIFYMLSAMYLAGALEEAH
- the atpE gene encoding ATP synthase F0 subunit C: MSAVGLKFFITTVFVAGFGIAIAAFGGSLGQGWGLQKSVEGIARNPEASGKITVTMLIGLAMIESLVIYTLVVELILLYAYPMAKPLAKFVGLEVG
- a CDS encoding diguanylate cyclase — translated: MFASSSKVVLAEDNESIAKLLLLILEDHNFETKWVFLGNKVITACLEKIPDLIILDPILPDKDGFELLKEVKNHIILREIPIVLILNEDKQKGRFLHFSPLDILVKPVNLNELSLKIKNWVGVLENQKTLKKKAMTDALTGLLNDLALEKELTIACYYAEKFGKNFSTLMIDIDYFTKYNNIYGHRFGDSLLQTLAVFWKGALRPTDAIFRYKGPSFVAILQDTPLEQGINAAERLRRITYERSLPHQQGLNNVVTISIGVTAFKKGDTPGIILHRAASYLTKAKKSGRNVVKSGI
- a CDS encoding excinuclease ABC subunit UvrA; amino-acid sequence: MSELIIEGAAEHNLKGFDITIPKQKIIAITGVSGSGKSSLALDIIYKEGQRRYLSTLLPGGNRLLPRFEKAKVREITGLSPTLGLKQHPTPFNSRSTIGTLTGIYGLLRVLYAKIGIPHCPSCNFPLLTWTVPEIVKEILNLPKGEKLTFLVPIFPKKKKQWWKRYLKEGFTKIRIDGCVYDMTEERFPDKGQRIEIMVDRIIVKEGIKGRIRDSVELAFRLGNILTIERPDKKTLFFTLAPICPQCGFFFPQISPAFFSFNSPLGACPACKGLGKKGEKICPVCEGKRLKTEALAVKIGGKDIFSVSNLPLEDLMIFLRGLNLSSRQRRIASPILEEMEKRITQLLNIGLNYLSLSRSITQVSSGEYQRLILSLYVINTLSDVIFVLDEPTTGLHPKEVKRLISTLRLLKALGNTIIVIEHDLEVILNADYVIELGPGAGEKGGEIVFVGNSEALKKSPTLTGQYLSGRKKLSRKKHLQKKDYLVIEGAAAHNLKNITVSIPLNCLTCICGVSGSGKTSLIINVLYQGLKQKLQGKGVNFTIDIKGIEKIKKVVSIDAHPIGKTPKSNPATYTGVFTHIRQLFAQIPEARARGYTAERFSLNVKGGRCEVCKGEGVVKIEMGILPNVFIPCDACQGKRFNPDTLEIIFKGKNIAQVLDMSVIEAYEFFRHIPSIKKYLYTMIEVGLGYLKLGQPAPSLSGGEAQRLKLARELIPGTQRETIYILDEPSIGLHLEDINHLLSLLDKLIEKGNTVIIAEHHPEIIKAADYLIELGPEGGGKGGYLINSGWI